In Pseudonocardia sp. DSM 110487, the sequence CGGTGGCGAAGTCGACGCTCAGCCACCATCTCAAGGTGCTGCGCTCCGCCGGTGTCACCGCCACCCGCAAGGAAGGCACACGCTGCTTCGTTCGGTTGCGCGCCACCGAACTCGAGGACACGCTGCCCGGCCTCCTCGACAGCGTGCTGGCCTCCGCCGCCGCGCTCGGGTCGGGGGACGCCGTCGTCGCCGCGAACCCGAGATGACACGTAGTCGATTCACGTCGTGTCCAACCGCAGATCCGTCTGCGCGAGAACGGCCGATTCCGTCGTCACGGGATCGACTCCTCGCGCGAGGCGACTCGCAGCCCACGGGGTAGCAACAGATCCATCCGGTCGCGCAGGCGGATCGCGCGACGCTCGTCCGCGCTCAGGCCGCCCCACACCCCGGTGGCCTGGCCCGTTGTCAGGGCCCACGTCCGGCACTGGATCATCACAGGGCACCGCTGGCACACGGCCTTGGCCAGAGCCGTCTGGACGAGGGCGGGCCCGCTGGTACCGACCGGGAAGAACAGCTCCGGCTCCTCCGCTCGGCACGCCGCCCTGAAACGCCAATCCACGACGATCCCCCTTCTGGGAATGGCTGGTGAGACAGGGCCACTGTCGGTCCCATGCACCCCCGGTCGCCCCAGGGAAGGCCCCGGGCCACCCCCTGGTGCACGGGCGAGACCCGGGGCAGGCGGGACCAGGCCGCAAGGACGTCACGATCGGGCGGGCCGCCTTGTCCTTGTTCGTGAAGGGCGCCCGGCCGAGTCGCGAGGTAAGAGCGGGAGCACCGGGTTTCAGACGGCTCCACGGAGTATGCGTCAAGCAGAGCGTGGCTGGTCCCACCCGCCGCCGGGCCCCTTCGCGCGTGATCTCGGCGAGATCCACTTCGCCGCTAGACTGGTGGTCTGGCTAGCGGCGGCGGGGGCTATGTCGAGACGTGATGACGGGCCCGATCTGCGCGGACGCCACCGCGAGTGCCAACTACTGGAACAGCTCGTGACGAGCGTCCGAGCGGGGCAGAGCCGAGTGCTCGTCGTCCGAGGCGAAGCCGGGATCGGCAAGACGGCGTTGTTGGAACACCTGGCGAGCCACGCATCCGGGTGCCGCATCGCGCGCGCCGGAGGTGTCGAGTCCGAGATGGAGCTCGCGTTCGCCGGGCTCCACCAGCTCTGCACGCCGTTCCTGGACAGGCTCGATCGGCTCCCGGCCCCTCAACGCGACGCGCTGGAGACGGCGTTCGCCCTGCGGAGCGGGAACACGCCCGACCGCTTCTTGATCGGCCTGGCCGCGCTGAGCCTGCTGTCCGACGTCGCCGAGGACCGGCCCCTGGTCTGCCTCGTCGACGACGCCCAGTGGCTCGACCATGCCTCGGTGCACACGCTCACCTTCGTCGCCCGCCGCCTGTTCGCCGAGTCGGTCGCGCTGGTCTTCGCGACTCGGGCAACCGACGAGGATCACGCGTTCCGGCCGCTGCCGGAGCTCCCCCTCACGGGATTGAACGATGACGACTCCCGCGCGTTGCTCCGCACGGCGCTTCGCAGCCCGCTCGATGCCGCCGTGCTCGACGAGATCGTCGCCGAGACGCGCGGCAACCCGCTGGCGTTGCTGGAGTTGCCACGAGGGCGGACGCCCGCGCAGCTGGCGTTCGGGCTCGGGCTGCCGAGGGCGATGCCCATGGCCGGCCGGATCGAGGAGGGGTTCCTCCGACGGCTCGAACCGCTTCCGGTCGAGACCAGACGGCTTCTGCTCACGGCTGCGATCGAGCCGCTCGGCGACGTGAACGTGCTGTGGCGGGCGGCCGAGCGCCTCGGTATCAGACCGGACGCCGGGGTCCCTGCCGCGGAGGCCGGCCTGATCGAGTTCGGTACGCGCGTGCGCTTCCGCCATCCCCTGGTGCGCTCTGCCGCATGGCGGAATGCCGACGTGCGCGATCTACGGGCGGCGCACGCCGCGCTGGCCGCGGTCACCGAACTCGATCCCGACCGCCGGGCGTGGCACCGCGCGCACGCGACCACGGAACCGGACGAGGTCGTCGCCACCGAGCTCGAACGATCGGCCGACCGCGCCCAGGCACGCGGCGGGTTCGCGGCGGCCGCGGCCTTCCTGGAACGGGCGGCGGAGCTGACCCCTGACCCGGTGCACCGGACGTCCCGGGTACTGGCCGCGGCACAGGCCAGGCTCCAGGCCGGTGAGTTCGACCCGGCCCTCGACCTGCTGGCGACCGCGGGGACGGGACCGGTCGATGATCTCGGGAGGGCGCGGATCGATCTGCTGCGCGCCCGGATCGCGTACGCCTCGCGCCGCGGCAACGAGGCTGCACGGCTGCTGCTCGCCGCGGCCAAGCGGCTCGAGCCGCTCGACATCGAGCTCGCCCGCGAGACCTACCTGAGCGCCTTCTCGGCGGCGATGTACGCGGGCCGTTTCGCCAGTCCCGCCGACCTGGAGGAGCTGGCGGCGGCCGTACCCCGCGCGACGACGGACCGGACCCGGAAGCGCGACGTGCTGCTGCAGGGCCTGGCCGCACTGGTCAAGGACGGGTACTCGGCGGCGCTACCGATCATCCGGCGAGCGTTGCGGGCGTACCGCACCGAGGAGATCTCGGTCGCGGACGGGCTGCGGTCCCTCTGGGTCGCGGGGGTCGTCGCGGCGGATGTGTGGGACGACGAGAGCTTCCACGTCCTCACCGCGCGCTTCGTGAAGATGGCTCGCGATGCCGGCGCCCTCAGCGAGCTCCTCCTCGCGCTCAATTCGCACATCATCATGCTGCTGTTCGCGGGCGAACGGGAGGCGGCGGCCGTCGTCGACGAGGCGAGGGCGGTGCGGGAGGCGATCGGCAGCGAACGTCCCGTCTACGAGGTCATGGTGTTCGCCGCGTGGCAGGGTCGCGAAGACACCGTCCTCCCGCTGATCGAGACCAGCCTCAGCGACGTCGTGGCCCGTGGCGAGGGTATCGGGGCGGCCGTGGCCCAGTGGGCGAACGCACTGCTCTTCAACGGACTCGGCCGGTACGAGGACGCACTGGGCCCGGCTCGAGCGGCCGGCAAGTGCCCGCAGGAGCTGGCCGCGGCGAACTGGGGGTTGGCCGAGCTGGTCGAGTCGGCCGCCCGCACCGGCGCCACCGACCTCGCGGCCGATGCGCTCGAGCAGCTCTCCGCGATGACCCGGGCCAGCGGCACCGACTGGGCACTCGGCGTCGAGTCGCGCTCACGCGCGTTGCTGAGCGAGGGCGACACCGCGGAGCGGCTCTACCGGGAATCCGTCGAGCGGCTGAGCCGCACCCGCGTCCGGGCCGAGCTGGCCAGGGCCCGGCTGCTGTACGGCGAATGGCTCCGCCGCGAGGGCAGACGCCTCGACGCCCGCGAGCATCTGCGGGCGGCTCACGAGTTGTTCAGCACGATGGGCGCCGACGGGTTCGCCGAGCGGGCCCGTCGCGAACTACTGGCCACCGGCGAGACCGCACGCAAGCGCACCATCGAGACCCGCGACGAGCTCACAGCCCAAGAAGCCCAGATCGCCCGCCTCGCCGCACACAGCCACACCAACTCCGAAATCGGCGCACAACTGTTCATCAGCCCCCGCACCGTCGAGTGGCACCTGCGCAAGGTGTTCACCAAGCTCGGCCTCAGCTCCCGCAAGGAGCTGTCAGAGGCCTTGCCGGAGGCCGGTCCTCGCGCTCACGAGGGTTCGGCGGCCGGGTCCGCCGCAGGGATCTCCTCCACCTGACGGATCAGTCGTTTCAGCTGGGAGATCTCGTCTAGCAGGGCCTTCTTGCCGGCCGCGGTCAGGTGGATCCAGGTACGGCCACGTCTGCCCTCGTAGCCCTTCTCGATCTCCACCAGCCCGGCCTTCTCCAACACGGTCAGGTGCTGGGAGAGGTTGCCGGTGGTCAGGTCCAGCGTGGTCCGCAGAAAGCCGAACTCCACCCGCCGGGCCTCGTGGGCCACGGTGAGGATGCCCAGCCGGACGCGTTGGTGGACGACGTCGTCGAGCCCGATCGCCGGATGGGTCATATCCCGCGCCGCCGTTCGGCCAGTGCGAAGCCCACGCCGCCGAGGAGCAGCACACCCCCGGCGACGACCAGACCAGGCAGGAAGCCCCACATCGGGCCGAGTTTCGGGCCCAGCCCACGCACACCGACCCCGCACACCAGGAGCGCGACCACCAGGTAGCCGGTGGCGAACGCGAGCAGCGGCCAGTTGCGTTCCACCCTGCCCAGCACGAACAACGCGAGGCCGATGGAGATCAGCGGGACAAGACCGACGGCGACCGGACCGGTCGGGAGGTAGCCGAGCACGCCGAGTTGCTGGCTCCACGCCGAGGCGATACCGAGAACCAGCCCGGCGGCGATCCCCGAACTCACGTACGGCAGGACGCGGGCGCCGACCCCGCGGCTGCGGGCCCGATGCACGTAGAAGGCGGCGATCGCCGAGTACGCCAGCACGAAGGCGATGATCCAGTAGACCCCGGCGGGCCATGCGACGACCTGGATGCAGGCGCCCCGGTCGATGATCTGCACGCCGCCGCGGGCGCCAAGGGCCGGATCGCACGTGACGACGTACCGGCCCAGGCGGTAGAAGGGCGCCGACGCGACGACCACCAGGCCCAGCAGCACGAGCGGGAACCAGGTACCGCGCTGCGCCCGGCGCACGTGGTGGGCGAGCTGCCGGGTGATCGAGAGCACCTGTCGGGCGGCGTCCACTGAGGGGGCCGTTCGGTCTGTCATGGCAGCATGCTTGCATCGCAAGCAGGTCTGTGCAAGTAGATGTTTGCATTCCGCGGGCCACAGGCGCCCGGGGGAAAACACACACGGGCCGGGCCCCTGGCCGCACTCCCCAGTGACACACCCGGGGCTACCAAGGGCGCGACCGGGGCCCCGGTCGGACGACGGTCGTCGTATGCCCTCCTCCATCGACATCCCCGCCGCGACGCCCGAGGAAGCTGCCGATTTCCAGAGCGTCCGGCCACGCCTGTTCGGGATCGCGTACCGGTTGCTGGGCCGGGTGGCCGACGCCGAGGACGTCGTCCAGGACGTCTGGGTCCGCTGGCAGGGGGCGGACCGCGCACAGGTGCGCGACCGTGTCGCGTTCCTCGTGAAGATCACGACGCGGCTCGCGCTCAACGTCGCCGTCTCCGCGCGCTCGCGCCGCGAGGTCTCCGTCGACAGCTGGTTCCCGGCGCTGGTTCGCACCTCGGAGGACCCGACGGTGGCCGCCGAGCGGGCGGCAGACCTCGAGCAGGCCGTCCAGCTCCTGCTCCAGCGGTTGTCGCCGGTCGAACGCGCCGTCTTCGTGCTCCGGGAAGCGTTCGACTACCCGTTCCGGGACATCGCGGAGGCGCTCGGGATCAGCGAGGCCAACGCCCGGCAACTCGGGCGACGCGCTCGGCTCCACCTCGCCGAGCCCCGGCACACGCCCGTTCACCAGGTGGCGCGTGACCGGTTGCTGCGGGCCTTCCACGACGCCCAGGCGGGCGCCGTGGCGCGCCTGGAAGGCCTGCTCGCCGCCGACGCCCTGCCTCACCCCGAGCGCGGCCGGAAAGTGGCGTGACGTCATGCACGAATTCCGGAACACCGCCCCGTGGAGCCTCCACGGCGAGCAGGCCCGCCTGGTCGAAGCCGCGCGGACGTTGCGATCCGGGGCCGCGCTCCAGGTGTACCGCTCGCATCCGCTCGACGAGTACGTGATGTTCGGCGTCGCGCGGCTGCTCGACGCCATCGCGTACTCGCTCCGCACCGGTGACGACGTGCACCACACCGTCGTGTCGGCGGCGATGGAGATCGCCGACCACGCGCTGACGTACGTCCTCCCCGTGGTGCACGACAACGGACACAGGAACGATCCCGAGAGGAACGCCGGGCCATGAACCGCCAGGAGCAGCGCGCACTGCGGGCCATCGAGAAGAGCCTCGCCGACGAGGACCCGAGGCTGGCCGAACTGCTCCGCACGTACGGGAAGAGCCGGTGGAGCTGGGTCGGCCGGTACGCCGCGTGGATCGCCCTCCCGTTCGCGCTACTGGGGTTCGTACTGGGAGACGGGCTGCTCCTGCTGACCGCCGCGCTCCTGGTGACCGGGGCCGTTCTCGGCTGGGGCCGACGGCGCGGTCACGGGTCCGGTGGCTCGACGAGGCGGTGCCGGTAGGCCATCGCCACCAGCTGTGCGCGGTCGCGCGCGCCGACCTTGGCCATCGCCCGGCTGACGTGGGTCTTCGCCGTGGCGTGGCTGATCGTGAGCGCTGCGGCGATCTCGGTGTTGCTCAGGCCGTGGGCGACGAGCCCGACGATCTCCTTCTCGCGGGTTGTCAACTGGTCCAAGACGTCCGCGTTCAGGCGCGGGGTGGCGCTCGCCTCGGCAAGCCTTGCGATCAACCGGCGGGTCAGTCCCGGAGACAGGAGCGCCTCGCCCCCCGCGACGACGCGGATGCCCCGCAGCAGCTGGACGGGCTCGGTGTTCTTGATCAGAAAGCCCGCGGCGCCTGCCCCGAGTGCTTCGACGACGTACTCGTCGTGGTCGAAGGTGGTGAGGATGAGCACGTGAACGCTCGCGAGCTCGGGGTCGGCGGCGATCTCCTGAGTGGCGCGGAGCCCGTCGACGCCCGGCATCCTGATATCCATCAGGACGACGTCCGGGTGGGTCTGCCTGGCCAGCTCCACCGCGGTGGCCCCATCGGCGGCCTCGCCGACGACGACCATGCCGGGCTCGGTGTCGACGAGCACCCGGAAGCCGCCCCGCACGAGGGCCTCGTCGTCGGCGATGAGCACGCGGATGGGCTCGCTCACACCGACCATCATCGCGGGTCCGGGATCGGCAGCTCCGCGTACACCTCGAAGCCGCCATCGGGGTGCGGTGCCGCGGTGAGCCGGCCGGACAGCGCGCGGGCGCGTTCGCGCATCCCGTCGATGCCGTGCCCGCGTGCGGTGTCCGTGCCGGCAGCGGCTCCGTCGTCGCGGATCCGGATGGAGAGCCGGGACGGCTCGTGCGTCAGCGTGAGCCGGACGGTCCGCGCCTCGGCATGGCGGAGCACGTTGGTCAGGGCCTCCTGGATGATCCGGTAGGCCGCCATGTCCACCGGGGCCGGCAGCGGGCGTGGATCGCCGTCGACGTGCAGATCCACCCGCAGGCCCGAGGCCTCGGCCGTGTCGAGCAGCTCGGTGAGCCGGTCGAGCCCGCCCCGGGGAGCACGTGGTTCCCCGGTCGAGGTGTCGGACCGCAGGATGCCGAGGATGGTCTTGACGTCGGTGAGGCCGTCGTCGCAGACCTTCTTGATCGCGGCGAGGGCCTCGCGGGCCTGTCCGGGACGTTGGTCGATGACGTGCAGCCCGACCCCGGCCTGCACGCTGATGGCGGCCATGGCGTGCCCGAAGACGTCGTGCAGCTCGCGCGCGATGCGCAGCCGCTCCTCGGCGGCGAGCCGGCGCGCCCGCTCCTCGCGGGTCCGGGTCTCCCGGGCGAGCTCGGCCCGGGTGGCCACGAGCAGCGCCCGGTAGTAGCCCACGGCCGTGCCCGCGCTGGCGGCGGTGGCCGCCAGCAACGCCGCGATGGGGACGACGCCCACGGTCTCGGTGTCACCGAGCACCACGCGGATCGAGAGGATCTGGATCAGCGCCGTGGGCACGGCTCCCGCGAGGCCCCAGCGCCAGCCCCGCTCGGCCGCGAGGGTGTAGCAGCCGATCAACGGCGCCAGCGTGATCAGCCGGCCGGGTTGGGGACCGAGGAACCAGACGATGGTCACCGCGTTGAGCACGCCGAGCGCCGCGATCGGGTAGCGCCGGCGGAAGGCGATCGCGACGGCGGCCGTCGCGACCAGCGCGACCGCTCCCACGCCCACCCGGCCGACCTCGACGACACCCGCGACGAGCAGCCCGACCGCCACGCAGGCGCCGAGGACCGCGTCGGCAACGACCGTCGGCAGCACGCCCCGCTCGATGTTGATGTCGACCATCCTCCCGCCTCGGCTGGCGAACCCATGGTGCGCGGCCGGCCGCGGGCGTGCATCCACCCGGTGTGGTGTCCCGGGACTACCACCGGCGGCTGACCGTACGTCGCACGCATCAGCCGGGAAACACCTCCGTCGTCCGACGCGCCCGCCCTGCCCGGCCACCAGCATCGGGGGACCATCCACGACCGAAGGGAATCCCCATGTCCGCCCACCTCGTGCTCGCCGGCTTCGTCCTCGGCGTCGGCCGAACCGTGCCCACCGTGGCCGCCGCCCTCGCGTTGATCGGCGTCGTCATCGGCGGGTGGGCCCTGGCCCGCCCCGGCCGCGGCCCTGCCGCCATCGCACTCGTGCTGGGACTGATCGGCCTGATCGTCGGCGCTCTGCACGGGGCCAACGCCGCAGGCGGACTCGGTACGGGCAACGGGCTCGCCGGGGCCGTCGGCGCCGTTGCGCTCGGAGTGATCGGACTTGTCCTCGGTGGACTGGCGCTCGCCCGCTCCCGCCGCAGGTCGAACAGCAGGCCAACCTGAACTCTGCCAGCAGGCCACGCCCCTTGCCATGCGGCAGAGTCATGCCATGGACACGATGATCGTCGCCGCGGCGGCGCTGTTCTTCCTCGGCATGGGCGTGCTGGCACTGATCCGGCCGGCCGCGCTCGTGGCACCGTTCGGGATCTCCCTCTCCGGACCGGAGGCACGGCTGGAGGTCTGCGCGGTGTACGGCGGCTTCGGGATCGCGGTCGCGGGGCTGCTCGCCGTCGCGGCCCTCGATCCCGCCGCCCACCGCGGTGAGCTGCTCGCCGTGGCCGTCGCGTTGTTCGGGATGGCGGGCGGCAGGCTGCTCGGGCGGATCCGGGATCGTCCCGGCGCGTTCTACCCCGTCTGGTTCTACTTCTGGGTCGAGGTCGTCGCGGGGGTTCTGCTGCTGCTCGCCCGGTGATCATCCGGTATCACTGGCGATCACACCGCGAACGACGGAGGTGGCGCGATGACGCGCTGGCGTAACCGGCCCGAGGGTTCGACCTGGGGCGACTTCGGCCCGGACGACCGCATCGGACGGCTCAACCTGGTCGGGCCCGAACAGGTCCGCAAGGGCGTCGCCGAGGTACGCGACGGGATCACCTTCTGCCTGTCGCTGCCGCTGGACCTCCCCGGCCGCGCGGTGCTCAACCCGAACCGGCTCCCGCCCGTCCTCCGGCCCACGCTGCGCTCCGGCGCCGTCGGCTTCAACTGCGACATGACCGTCGCCTTCCCCGGCGCCACCGACGTCATGTGCGACGACCTAGTCGTGCTGCACACCCAGTACTCCACGCAGTGGGACGCCTTCGGCCACGCCGGCTCCCACTTCGACGCCGACGGCGACGGCACCCCGGAACGCCTCTTCTACAACGGCTGGCGCGCCGGTGTCGACGTGGTGGGGCCGGACGAGCCCGAACTGGCCGGCATCCGCAGCCTCGGCCGGCTCGACGGCGCCACCGAGGGCACCGCATCGGCCTCGAACGCCGGTCCGGTCGACATCAGCCACATGGCACGCCACGGCGTCCAGGGCCGGGCCGTGCTCGTCGACCTCGAGGCCCACCTCGGCACGCAGCGCACCGTCGTCGGCTTCGAGTCGCTCTCGCGGGTGCTCGACGCCGACGGAATCGTCGTCGAACCCGGCGACATCCTGGTGCTCCACACCGGGTTCACCCGGCTGCTGGCCGACCAGCACGGGAACCCCGACCCCGACTCGCTGAACGTGTGCGCCGTCCTCGACGGCGCCGACCCGGACCTGCGGAACTGGATCCGCGACAGCGGGGTCGCCGCCATCGCCGCGGACAACTACGCGGTGGAGTCCTTCCCGCCCGACCACGAGCTCAGGGACGAGCCCGCGCTGCCGCTGCACGAGCTGTGCCTGTTCCGGCTCGGCGTGCACCTCGGCGAGCTGTGGTGGATCTCCGAGCTCGCAGCCCACCTGCGTGCGACCGGACGCTCGCGCTTCCTGCTCACCGCTCC encodes:
- a CDS encoding helix-turn-helix transcriptional regulator is translated as MRGDDSTSGPITLPGVLAALSDTTRLGLVRVLADGHERAWGDLRVPVAKSTLSHHLKVLRSAGVTATRKEGTRCFVRLRATELEDTLPGLLDSVLASAAALGSGDAVVAANPR
- a CDS encoding WhiB family transcriptional regulator → MDWRFRAACRAEEPELFFPVGTSGPALVQTALAKAVCQRCPVMIQCRTWALTTGQATGVWGGLSADERRAIRLRDRMDLLLPRGLRVASREESIP
- a CDS encoding LuxR family transcriptional regulator — encoded protein: MSRRDDGPDLRGRHRECQLLEQLVTSVRAGQSRVLVVRGEAGIGKTALLEHLASHASGCRIARAGGVESEMELAFAGLHQLCTPFLDRLDRLPAPQRDALETAFALRSGNTPDRFLIGLAALSLLSDVAEDRPLVCLVDDAQWLDHASVHTLTFVARRLFAESVALVFATRATDEDHAFRPLPELPLTGLNDDDSRALLRTALRSPLDAAVLDEIVAETRGNPLALLELPRGRTPAQLAFGLGLPRAMPMAGRIEEGFLRRLEPLPVETRRLLLTAAIEPLGDVNVLWRAAERLGIRPDAGVPAAEAGLIEFGTRVRFRHPLVRSAAWRNADVRDLRAAHAALAAVTELDPDRRAWHRAHATTEPDEVVATELERSADRAQARGGFAAAAAFLERAAELTPDPVHRTSRVLAAAQARLQAGEFDPALDLLATAGTGPVDDLGRARIDLLRARIAYASRRGNEAARLLLAAAKRLEPLDIELARETYLSAFSAAMYAGRFASPADLEELAAAVPRATTDRTRKRDVLLQGLAALVKDGYSAALPIIRRALRAYRTEEISVADGLRSLWVAGVVAADVWDDESFHVLTARFVKMARDAGALSELLLALNSHIIMLLFAGEREAAAVVDEARAVREAIGSERPVYEVMVFAAWQGREDTVLPLIETSLSDVVARGEGIGAAVAQWANALLFNGLGRYEDALGPARAAGKCPQELAAANWGLAELVESAARTGATDLAADALEQLSAMTRASGTDWALGVESRSRALLSEGDTAERLYRESVERLSRTRVRAELARARLLYGEWLRREGRRLDAREHLRAAHELFSTMGADGFAERARRELLATGETARKRTIETRDELTAQEAQIARLAAHSHTNSEIGAQLFISPRTVEWHLRKVFTKLGLSSRKELSEALPEAGPRAHEGSAAGSAAGISST
- a CDS encoding transcriptional regulator, with the protein product MTHPAIGLDDVVHQRVRLGILTVAHEARRVEFGFLRTTLDLTTGNLSQHLTVLEKAGLVEIEKGYEGRRGRTWIHLTAAGKKALLDEISQLKRLIRQVEEIPAADPAAEPS
- a CDS encoding sigma-70 family RNA polymerase sigma factor — translated: MPSSIDIPAATPEEAADFQSVRPRLFGIAYRLLGRVADAEDVVQDVWVRWQGADRAQVRDRVAFLVKITTRLALNVAVSARSRREVSVDSWFPALVRTSEDPTVAAERAADLEQAVQLLLQRLSPVERAVFVLREAFDYPFRDIAEALGISEANARQLGRRARLHLAEPRHTPVHQVARDRLLRAFHDAQAGAVARLEGLLAADALPHPERGRKVA
- a CDS encoding DUF3040 domain-containing protein; protein product: MNRQEQRALRAIEKSLADEDPRLAELLRTYGKSRWSWVGRYAAWIALPFALLGFVLGDGLLLLTAALLVTGAVLGWGRRRGHGSGGSTRRCR
- a CDS encoding response regulator transcription factor, which codes for MSEPIRVLIADDEALVRGGFRVLVDTEPGMVVVGEAADGATAVELARQTHPDVVLMDIRMPGVDGLRATQEIAADPELASVHVLILTTFDHDEYVVEALGAGAAGFLIKNTEPVQLLRGIRVVAGGEALLSPGLTRRLIARLAEASATPRLNADVLDQLTTREKEIVGLVAHGLSNTEIAAALTISHATAKTHVSRAMAKVGARDRAQLVAMAYRHRLVEPPDP
- a CDS encoding sensor histidine kinase; the encoded protein is MVDINIERGVLPTVVADAVLGACVAVGLLVAGVVEVGRVGVGAVALVATAAVAIAFRRRYPIAALGVLNAVTIVWFLGPQPGRLITLAPLIGCYTLAAERGWRWGLAGAVPTALIQILSIRVVLGDTETVGVVPIAALLAATAASAGTAVGYYRALLVATRAELARETRTREERARRLAAEERLRIARELHDVFGHAMAAISVQAGVGLHVIDQRPGQAREALAAIKKVCDDGLTDVKTILGILRSDTSTGEPRAPRGGLDRLTELLDTAEASGLRVDLHVDGDPRPLPAPVDMAAYRIIQEALTNVLRHAEARTVRLTLTHEPSRLSIRIRDDGAAAGTDTARGHGIDGMRERARALSGRLTAAPHPDGGFEVYAELPIPDPR
- a CDS encoding DUF6223 family protein yields the protein MSAHLVLAGFVLGVGRTVPTVAAALALIGVVIGGWALARPGRGPAAIALVLGLIGLIVGALHGANAAGGLGTGNGLAGAVGAVALGVIGLVLGGLALARSRRRSNSRPT
- a CDS encoding DUF4345 family protein gives rise to the protein MDTMIVAAAALFFLGMGVLALIRPAALVAPFGISLSGPEARLEVCAVYGGFGIAVAGLLAVAALDPAAHRGELLAVAVALFGMAGGRLLGRIRDRPGAFYPVWFYFWVEVVAGVLLLLAR
- a CDS encoding cyclase family protein, translated to MTRWRNRPEGSTWGDFGPDDRIGRLNLVGPEQVRKGVAEVRDGITFCLSLPLDLPGRAVLNPNRLPPVLRPTLRSGAVGFNCDMTVAFPGATDVMCDDLVVLHTQYSTQWDAFGHAGSHFDADGDGTPERLFYNGWRAGVDVVGPDEPELAGIRSLGRLDGATEGTASASNAGPVDISHMARHGVQGRAVLVDLEAHLGTQRTVVGFESLSRVLDADGIVVEPGDILVLHTGFTRLLADQHGNPDPDSLNVCAVLDGADPDLRNWIRDSGVAAIAADNYAVESFPPDHELRDEPALPLHELCLFRLGVHLGELWWISELAAHLRATGRSRFLLTAPPLRLPGAVGSPATPIATV